In Bacillus sp. Cs-700, one genomic interval encodes:
- the dnaB gene encoding replicative DNA helicase has protein sequence MSDLFADRTPPQNIEAEQAVIGAVFLEIDALTTATEVLQPEDFYRAAHQKIFSVMIDLSEKGEPVDLVTVTSELQDLKILEEIGGVSYLSDLANSVPTAANVEYYSKIVEEKSILRRLIRAATDIASDGYAKENEIENLLSEAEKSIMEVSQRKNTGAFISIKDVLVTAYDNIETLQNNTEDITGIPTGFSELDRMTAGFQRNDLIIVAARPSVGKTAFALNIAQNVATKTDENVAIFSLEMGAEQLVMRMLCAEGNIDAQRLRTGGLTGDDWQKLTMAMGSLSNAGIYIDDTPGIRVGDIRAKCRRLKQEKGLGMILIDYMQLIRGNGSGENRQQEVSEISRSLKGIARELEVPLISLSQLSRGVESRQDKRPMMSDIRESGSIEQDADIVAFLYRDDYYDKESENKNIIEIIIAKQRNGPVGTVELAFVKEYNKFVNLERRHDEGDMPPGA, from the coding sequence ATGAGTGATTTATTTGCTGATCGTACGCCACCTCAAAATATTGAAGCTGAACAAGCGGTAATCGGTGCTGTTTTCTTGGAAATCGATGCACTCACAACAGCAACAGAGGTACTGCAGCCGGAAGACTTTTACCGAGCGGCACATCAGAAGATTTTCTCTGTGATGATCGATCTCTCTGAAAAAGGAGAGCCTGTTGATCTTGTCACGGTAACTTCAGAGCTTCAGGATCTCAAGATTCTTGAGGAAATTGGCGGAGTATCTTATTTAAGTGATCTAGCTAATTCAGTTCCAACTGCTGCAAACGTTGAGTATTATTCCAAAATTGTTGAAGAGAAGTCGATCTTAAGAAGATTAATTCGTGCAGCAACAGATATAGCATCTGATGGATATGCGAAAGAGAATGAAATTGAAAACCTTCTTTCGGAAGCTGAGAAGTCAATTATGGAAGTATCTCAGCGTAAGAATACAGGAGCCTTTATCTCGATTAAAGATGTTCTTGTCACTGCTTATGATAATATTGAAACCCTTCAGAACAATACAGAAGACATCACAGGGATCCCTACAGGGTTCTCTGAGCTTGATCGTATGACGGCGGGTTTCCAGCGAAACGATTTAATCATTGTAGCTGCACGTCCTTCTGTAGGTAAAACAGCATTCGCACTTAACATTGCTCAAAACGTTGCAACGAAAACCGATGAGAATGTCGCGATCTTTAGCCTAGAGATGGGTGCGGAACAGCTTGTGATGCGTATGCTTTGTGCGGAAGGTAATATAGATGCTCAGCGTCTTCGTACAGGTGGGTTAACAGGTGATGACTGGCAAAAGCTAACGATGGCAATGGGAAGTCTTTCAAATGCGGGAATCTATATCGATGATACACCAGGTATTCGTGTTGGTGACATTCGTGCCAAATGCAGGCGATTGAAGCAAGAAAAAGGTCTGGGTATGATTCTGATTGACTACATGCAGCTGATACGTGGAAATGGGTCTGGTGAAAACAGACAGCAGGAAGTTTCCGAAATATCACGTTCTCTCAAAGGTATTGCGCGTGAGCTTGAAGTCCCTCTGATTTCACTGTCACAGCTCTCCCGTGGAGTTGAATCGAGACAGGATAAAAGGCCAATGATGTCTGATATTCGTGAATCTGGAAGTATTGAGCAGGATGCGGATATCGTTGCCTTCCTTTATCGAGATGATTATTATGATAAGGAATCAGAGAATAAAAACATCATTGAAATTATTATTGCAAAGCAGCGGAATGGTCCTGTTGGAACAGTCGAGCTAGCATTTGTGAAAGAATATAATAAGTTCGTTAATCTGGAGAGGCGTCACGATGAAGGTGACATGCCACCAGGTGCTTAA
- the rplI gene encoding 50S ribosomal protein L9 yields MKVIFLEDVKGKGKKGEVKNVADGYARNHLLKNNLALEANNANMKTLKAKQRSDDKKAQEELDEAKALKKTIESLEVELKTKSGEGGRLFGSITSKNIAEELKKHNIKVDKRKIELDEPIRSLGYTNVPLKLHHDVTATVKVHVVEQ; encoded by the coding sequence ATGAAAGTGATTTTCTTAGAAGATGTAAAAGGTAAAGGTAAAAAAGGTGAAGTTAAAAACGTAGCAGATGGATATGCTCGTAACCATCTACTTAAGAATAATCTTGCTCTAGAAGCGAATAATGCAAATATGAAAACCCTAAAGGCGAAACAGCGTAGCGACGATAAGAAAGCTCAAGAAGAGCTTGATGAAGCGAAAGCGTTGAAGAAAACAATCGAAAGCCTTGAAGTTGAATTAAAAACGAAGTCTGGAGAAGGTGGCCGTTTGTTCGGTTCCATTACAAGCAAAAATATTGCTGAAGAACTGAAAAAGCACAACATCAAAGTTGATAAACGCAAAATTGAACTAGATGAACCAATCCGTTCCCTGGGTTACACAAATGTACCCCTTAAATTGCACCATGATGTAACAGCAACTGTTAAAGTACATGTGGTAGAGCAATAG
- a CDS encoding DHH family phosphoesterase, translating to MPKFLTKRWHGYHVVALFVISILFIGIITYYNWILGIGSVIVMTLLVYTAIRAESLFQAALRDYVSTLSHRVKKVGDEALMEMPFGILLYDEEYHIEWTNPYLPIMMEKEQLIGLSLNDISEQIIPFLKSEANEETLTIHDRKYKTYFKQEERLLYFFDVSEKVEIQRLYNEEKTVVGIIYLDNYEEVTQGLGDQVRSNLNSSVTSILNNWADEQGIFLKRSSSEKFFAVLNQKILQDLEKNKFSILDEVREATSKENVSITLSIGVGSGHSTLTELGQLAQSSLDLALGRGGDQVAIKQTTGKVKFYGGKTNPIEKRTRVRARVISHALRELVLDSDQVIIMGHKNPDMDSIGASIGILKVAQANGKEGSIVFDQNQRTSGVSRLIEEIEGNEQLWARFIDPEDALENCTPNTLLVVVDTHKPSLVMEERLLQKLDHVVVIDHHRRGEEFIEDPVLVYMEPYASSTAELVTELFEYQPKRLKMDIMEATALLAGIIVDTKSFTLRTGSRTFDAASYLRAHGADTVLVQEFLREDIAQYIRRAKIIEKSHIYRSGIAIALGEKDQTYDQVLIAQAADTLLSMSGVIASFVISKRNDGKISISARSLGEVNVQIIMEGLNGGGHLTNAATQIDSGSIEEAEEMLKETIDNYLEGSEDES from the coding sequence ATGCCAAAGTTTTTAACGAAACGGTGGCATGGTTATCATGTGGTAGCCTTGTTCGTCATTTCCATCCTGTTTATCGGCATCATCACCTATTACAACTGGATATTAGGAATTGGGAGCGTAATAGTAATGACGCTTCTTGTTTACACAGCGATTCGAGCTGAGTCTTTATTCCAAGCTGCTCTCAGAGACTACGTTTCGACTCTGTCTCACCGCGTGAAGAAGGTGGGAGACGAGGCTCTAATGGAAATGCCATTTGGAATCTTGCTGTATGATGAGGAATATCACATCGAATGGACGAATCCTTATTTGCCTATCATGATGGAGAAAGAGCAATTGATAGGACTTTCTTTGAATGATATTTCCGAACAAATTATTCCCTTTCTAAAATCAGAGGCGAATGAAGAGACTTTAACGATTCATGATCGAAAATACAAAACATATTTTAAGCAAGAAGAAAGATTGCTCTATTTCTTTGATGTGAGTGAAAAAGTAGAAATTCAGCGTCTTTATAATGAAGAAAAAACAGTTGTTGGGATTATTTATCTTGATAACTATGAAGAAGTCACCCAGGGTCTTGGTGACCAAGTGCGCAGTAACTTAAACAGCTCCGTCACATCGATTCTAAATAACTGGGCAGATGAACAGGGAATCTTCTTGAAGCGAAGTTCTTCTGAGAAATTCTTTGCTGTTTTAAATCAAAAAATTCTTCAAGACTTAGAAAAAAATAAGTTTTCGATTCTTGATGAAGTTCGTGAAGCGACTTCTAAGGAAAATGTTTCGATTACATTAAGTATTGGAGTTGGTAGCGGACATAGTACGCTTACCGAACTTGGTCAGTTGGCTCAATCTAGCCTTGATCTTGCGCTTGGACGCGGTGGTGATCAAGTTGCTATTAAGCAGACGACAGGAAAAGTGAAATTTTATGGTGGGAAGACAAACCCTATTGAAAAGCGGACGAGGGTAAGAGCACGAGTCATTTCCCATGCATTACGGGAGCTTGTCCTTGATAGTGACCAAGTGATTATCATGGGGCATAAAAACCCTGATATGGATTCCATTGGCGCTTCTATTGGTATCCTTAAAGTAGCCCAGGCAAATGGAAAAGAAGGTTCAATCGTTTTTGATCAAAATCAACGGACTAGCGGTGTCTCGCGATTAATCGAAGAGATTGAAGGGAATGAGCAACTTTGGGCACGTTTTATCGATCCTGAAGATGCGCTTGAGAATTGTACGCCTAACACGCTTTTAGTTGTCGTCGATACACATAAACCTTCACTTGTTATGGAAGAGCGTCTTTTGCAAAAGCTCGATCATGTCGTTGTCATTGATCACCATAGACGTGGAGAAGAGTTTATTGAAGATCCCGTTCTTGTCTACATGGAGCCCTATGCTTCTTCCACAGCGGAGCTTGTTACGGAACTCTTTGAATACCAGCCAAAACGGCTTAAAATGGACATCATGGAGGCAACTGCGCTTCTAGCCGGTATTATTGTGGATACGAAAAGCTTTACGCTTAGGACCGGTTCTAGAACATTTGACGCTGCTTCTTATTTGAGGGCGCATGGTGCTGATACTGTCCTTGTTCAAGAGTTCCTTCGTGAAGACATTGCGCAGTATATTAGAAGAGCCAAAATCATAGAGAAGTCACACATTTATCGGAGTGGGATTGCGATCGCACTAGGTGAAAAGGATCAGACCTATGATCAAGTATTAATTGCTCAAGCGGCAGATACGCTTCTATCAATGAGTGGCGTAATTGCATCTTTTGTTATTTCGAAACGAAATGATGGTAAAATTAGCATAAGTGCTAGGTCGCTAGGGGAAGTGAATGTTCAGATCATTATGGAAGGCCTTAATGGTGGTGGACATTTAACGAATGCTGCGACGCAGATTGACTCAGGGTCAATTGAAGAAGCCGAAGAAATGCTTAAGGAAACAATTGATAATTATTTGGAAGGGAGCGAGGATGAATCATGA